A single region of the Polyodon spathula isolate WHYD16114869_AA chromosome 5, ASM1765450v1, whole genome shotgun sequence genome encodes:
- the sf3b5 gene encoding splicing factor 3B subunit 5, whose amino-acid sequence MTDRYTIHSQLEHLQSKYIGTGHADTTKWEWLVNQHRDSYCSYMGHFDLLNYFSIAENESKARVRFNLMEKMLQPCGPPSDKPDDM is encoded by the coding sequence ATGACGGACCGCTACACTATTCACAGCCAGCTGGAACATTTGCAGTCTAAATACATCGGGACGGGCCATGCAGACACTACCAAGTGGGAATGGCTAGTGAACCAGCACCGGGACTCCTACTGCTCATACATGGGCCACTTCGACCTGCTCAATTACTTTTCCATCGCCGAGAACGAGAGCAAAGCCAGGGTCCGGTTCAATCTAATGGAAAAGATGCTGCAACCCTGCGGCCCCCCATCAGATAAACCAGATGATATGTAG